A window of Periplaneta americana isolate PAMFEO1 chromosome 9, P.americana_PAMFEO1_priV1, whole genome shotgun sequence genomic DNA:
CTTGGTTTGCGTGAAATGTATTTATTCTTGGTAATttttagtttaggttaggttaggatagatgcaaggattaaataaatactaccacaAGCACAATGAGTAAGAGTACACCTATAAAAGAAAATGACGGGATTTATGAAATCCCTTGGTTTGCGTGAAATGTATTTATTCTTGGTAATTTTTAGTTTAGGTTAGGATAGATGcaaggattaaataaatactaccacaAGCACAATGAGTAAGAGTACACCCTATATAACAATTAAATAATGGAGTGAGATGAACCACATGGAAAACTACAAGGCACGAAGTTCaacttacacttctgtttccatagtAGCCTATTACAAGTGACATCAGAATAAACCAGTCATGTTAAAATGTTACAACTTTTTTCGCgaggattttgttgttttttgttttgacAAATTGAAATCAATGAAAGATATTCCTTCGTAACCAGTCAATAATTAATCTTCCAAAAAAGCTTGAAAACAGAATTTAAGGAAGGTGAGTTCTTGGTGATGCGATTTTGCAGGAAACTATACGTTTGTTGTATAGGACGAAGTACAAGGACACCACTGAACCAAAACACAAGCAACGATTCATCTCTTTTAGTTTATTACAAGGAAggtgtgagtgagagagagagagacagagagagaaaaagagagagacgtCTTGTCAAATTTTCAAAAAGCCTCACACATGACACTTGCTGTGCATCTGTTCCAGTCCTACTTGATTGACTTCTTAACCaaaaaatttgataaaaataacctagtaaaatgttttaatttttgatTGAGCAGCAGCACAGTATCAAAATATGAAGAATTTTATCAACCTGTACTATCGTGGAGATTCCCAAACTGAAGCTAACCGACATCTTTCAGTCACAACTCATGGTAAATGTGCTGGTGGTGGTAGTTGTTGGCGACATAGCTAAGCGACTGGCTAATAGAGGAAATCTGAAATGCCCATATACCAATCAAATCATAACATTTGTGTTTGCCAACAATAATTTTGGTTGCAGAAATCATTCATGGTGGCATAGGTGTAAGGCAAGGCTGCGTGTTATTGCCGCTCCTCTTTAACCTGGTCTTAGATGCAACTATAAGAAGAGTGAATGTTTCCCCTAGAGGTATCCGTTGGGGGCTCTCCGGTAGACTAGAAGATCTAGACTATGCGGATGATATCTGTCTCTTAGCTCATTCCTTTAAAGATATGAAAGCCAAACTGCAACAATTGGAAAAGGAAGCACAGAAGGTGGGTCTtcaaatcaatattaataaaaccaaaGAATTGCGCATAGGTGCCAAGCAACCTACTCTTCTAACTCTATGCAGCGGCGTAATTGAAAATGTGAAGGAATTCTCATATCTAGGCAATATAGTCTTCCAGAATGGTGGTACAGATAGCGATGTGAAAGTAAGAATAAAGAAGGCAAGATATGCCTTTGGGCTGCTAAAACCTATATGGAAGAGTGCTGCCTATACAATAAATACTgagaatttttaacacaaatgtcaaatccgtgcttttatatggctgtgaaacctggAAAATAACCAAAACTATTATCAATCAACTGATGGCcgtaactccaccagagtaaataaataaatacatctgttatggtaacaattaatattagaggagaaaaattcgctttggCACTGGGGACCAaatccaggtccttggttctatgtacccagtgctctcaccattgagctacgccgaagttcaatccacagcactggatcgaacccctctcctccaatgtttttccctttgtggcctgacttcaaattgggcatgtatgttgacattttaagtcaactgccattataccaggagtgcactcagttgagtgacttggtggccgggattccacagtacaGATTACTTTGGTGTacctcaatggtgagagcgcttggtacgtagaaccaaggacccaggttcgatccctgatgctgaagtgaatttttctcctctaatatcaattattAAAGATACTAAAAGCTTACTAGGTTCCAGAAAATTAATCACCATACATTATATTTTGATGATATTCTCAGTATCCAATTTACGATACCAAGCAACTACTATCTTTTAAGATGTAATGTAATGACAAGCTTTCTTTTTTAAGTATCAAATATATATGGGTTTATTAtcgtcaaattacttatcaataatcatGCTTTAAACCATTGGGTTATTACATGAAATGATATGTCACACATATACTTTTAAATGGCATATGTTTGAACTGCCAATCATAtcaattttaacacattttaacgATTGTCTTAAACCAGATAATTTTAGGTGTTCATTATGTGTTATTGTTTCGATGTgacctgaggatgccatatttgtggcgaaaacgtttgtcagcttttatgtaccatttcatgtaatacccTAATGGTTTAAAGCATGATTATTGGTAAGTAATTTGATGGTAATAAACCCATATATATTTgatacttatattatacttatcagacccaacatgcctttgaaatCTCAAGTCGGTTCTTCACATAGTCAAAACCTATAATGTAATGGTGTCTATAGAGGAGTTTACAATTGCCTCCTTACCTGCTTCATAGTCCCATACAATAATTAAACTCAATCAATTACAGTAAACTGTTGTCAAGAAGTATAATATATGACTTGAGCAGCTTGGCGGCTTAATGTATTTTCGTGGTGAGTGAGAGATCCTAACCCCAAGTGATGCTTTTCAGACACAGGAAAATACCTGAAGTTCATACACAATGATTAAGGTGTGTGTGAACTCTGTTTAGGAAGATGCTATCTAAATAACAAATGGAAATAAATGTAACGTtctaaattttattttccaatgacataaattatacagttcaAGAAAGAAAGTTATATGAAGAAATCTCTATTTTAACTTACATTCATAGtaaaatatgtgtatatataagtTTTTCCAACATTCTTAGGTCTCTACAATTTCAacagttttttaattaaaaatagtgttTAGTTTCATAGCTAGAGACCACACAACGATAGACTATACATGACAAAATAGCAACAGAAGTTGGTCACTGTTTCAAAATCCAAGATAAATAGTAACAAATTAACTCCACCCTATTTCTAAGGAATGTTCTGGAATTGTAAGAAATAGAAGACATTGGGGTGGCATAGGCTttctattggagaaaaaaatgccTTCCGTCAGGACTGGCAAAAGATTTTGTACAAAATACTTGTCCTTATTTTAGTTAAATATCGTGTCAATATTGCAAATATTCGTACTTTTCCTCCTCCTGACTTCACTAAAGTATCTTTTATTTATTGGCACAAGAGAACATTTGTGCATTCTTAATTATAAATACCAACTCCACTTCAATCTGTCCTTCCCACCAGATTCGTATCTTCGTTTCATACTGGCTTtacagaccattggctgaacttTTCAATGCACTAgaactacataaataaaaaaaaaccttgttTGCTGGAACAAACTTCAGTAACAGTTTTCTGATCGAGTGAtggtacatttttataaaaaaggctaaaactaaatgatatctcCAGTTGTATCGAGTTATCAATGCAGAAAAAGTTGTAGCCAATTGCCTAATGGTTAGGACATGGTGGCATTTACATATGTCTGGTATTGCCAAAGTTGATGCCACTCTGTGTGGCACCCTTGTTGCTGCCGTACTGAAGACTGATCACACCATGGCCAGCACGCATTTGTTCATCACTAAAGTTGCGAACATTCTTCTCAGCTTCCTTTGGGCCAATGCTGGGCTTGCCAAAATTACCCGCCTAGAAatggaaaacaaaagaaatttctgtaaaatatgcaAATTGATATTTCTTAGACTGGCACTGTCTGGAAAATAAATGCACAAAGAAGTTTTGAAAGTAGTAAATACATTGATAACCAGTACTTGAATATATAAAGGTTCGAGTGATTTTTGTTTCATTACTAGATAAagatatctctgattgaggttctggctgatatctacagtcttagaaaaaagttttgtcgcacagatacgaGGTTTGGCTATAAAGTATCCAGACTGATTTTTTTGCGCGTGTTGCTTATATCTGGCAACACTGTGGACTGCGGGGCGTTGACCTGTGATCTCTCCTCTATATACTGTGCAAGTTGTATCACGTGAGACTCGTTAGTTCGACTGTAGCAGTGGAAAGAAGAGCATGTACCTGCTCCACGTCGAAATCATGTTAAGCGCTGTAACTGAACAAATGAACATCAAATTTCTTACGAAATTAGGAAAATCTGCTACGGAAACGTACAATTTGTCGAGAGAAGTGTACAGAGAACATTGCCTATCCCACACTCAAGTTTTCGAATGGCTCAAAAGATTTAAAGATGGCAGGGAAGATGTCCAAGATAATCCATGTTCCAGCCGCCCTTGCACATCGAAGACTGCGCTGCACTTGTCTGAAAAGATCCGTCACCTGAGTATTTGGGCAATTGATGAAATGTCAAATCTTGATAAAGAAACTGCCAggcaaattttacatgaaaatcttcACATGGAGAGTCTGTGCAAAGGTTGTCCCAAAACTTCTCATTCAGGAACAAAAGGATTCCAGAATGAACATTTGTGCCAACATCCTTGACAACGCTGAAAATTACCCCAGACTCTTGGAACGCGTCATTACTTGTGGCGAAACTGGGTGTTTCAGTACGATCCAGAAACGAAATGCCAATCCATGCATTGGAAGAGTCCCGCTTCTCCAAGACAAATGAAGGCACAGAAGAGCAAGTCCAAGTTCAAAGCGATGATAATCATGTTTTTCGATATCAGAGGGGTATTCACATTGATTAGGTACCTGAAGGACAGACTGTTAACCAGGTGTACTACAAAGAGGTTCTGAAAACCCTATGTGAGCGAGTAAGATGATAAAGAACTGAACTGCGGGGAAAAAACTCCTGGATTCTCTATCAAGACAATGCGCCCACCCACAATGCACTGTCTGTCAAGAGGTTTTGTCAAAGAACAAGGTCCTGTGTTAGATCATCCGCTGTACTCATTAGACATAGTCCCGTGTGACTTCTTTCTCTCCCCCAAGGTCAATCCTGCATTAAAAGGGACCCGGTTCGAATCCGTAAATGCAGTGAAGACAAAAGCGACACAGCTATTGCACAGCATATCACATGAGGACCTAACAGTACTGATTTCAAGAGTGAAAGATCCGCATGAAGTGGTGCAAGGATCGAAGAGGGGAGTACATTGAAGAAGACAACATTTCCGTGGAGTAAATTTTTTGGCAAGTAATTTTTATAGCATCAGTCCAGATACTTCATAACCACACCTCGTACTTTATAAGATCTAGACAGGAGGCAGTGCGCAGGAGGCGTACTTCAACACATCACACAAAATTGTTTCCTACATAAAAGAATTTTGAAAACTATTGAGAGtctcaaaatacaaaattataggaAAAAAATCACAGACACAAAATGTGTATGTAAAATTCAGTCAATtcaattcatatattatttttaaacactgcatcaAAACAAAAGCCTTCTTAATCAAGCTCTGGAAATCCTTCGTCCTTGCCTCTAGAATAAGAAATTTAGAATTGCAAAAATAAACATCCCTCACCACAGATATTATGGAGAAGGTTTAAGCTTTGTattcatttaaaaggcaactgCTGTCTTGCTTACGTAACACCTACACTACCAAGCATTAAAACCTACCTTCCTGCCAAGAGATTGCAGACAGATGACGACTGAGTTAAGGTTCTGTCGCTCCCACAAATCAACAGTCTGGAAAGTCTCCTGTGGGGGCACACCCAAGTCTCTGGCTGCTTCTAGGAACACATTGATATTTTCCATGCACTTGAATGCCATGGTGCTTTGATTTATCTTCTTAGCTGAACCAGGTTTGATGCAGTTTACCAGCCTGAAATCCACATTCCAAAATTATTGTAACGTAAATTAGTTTCTTACAATTTTAAATGTAACATATTGCTATCTTTCAAAGTTAACCATTTCAATATAATGGGGATTCAACCTAATAATATAGGTGAAACTATTACATATTACCTGGACTTttggatatttatattattaagtttatatttGTGATCATGAAGGTGACTTTAAAACAGTTCCAGAAAAAGATAACATGTAATTAGTCTGGACTCCTGCAAATATGATCAAAACATCCAGAGTAAAGAAGGAAAATTGCACAGTGACTTCATTCCTTTTGGCGCATTTCCCATCTCTTATTTAAAATATGGTTCCGGTACTGAACAAGTCTCCTACACTAGATATGTCTCTTAATACTTTGCCAAATTCTCGACATAAAAGTTGAATCTTACAATAGGACCATCTCTAGCAAATAGCCTAATTATAATATAGTCTTAAATTGCAATATTATTGCTTATTATTTTGTATCAATGCATGAATTCACAGTTAATTTCATAGCAGACATCGCCCTGCCTATACAAACAGGAAtgtgtatatattatatcttCGGACATCATATACAAACCTGCAGAGCAAAGTTCCATCCTTGAGAATCTCATAGAAGTTGTCCATGTCGCCAGAGATACTGAAATCCTCTTGAGTGATGGCCTTTATCCATTCCAAAGATTCTTGCGCAAGTTCCTCGCTGTATTTGCTGTTAATCTGTagggagaggaaaaaaaaaaaaatacaaaaaattaataatgctgTTTCCTTATCAAGTTCTGAAATGATCACGATTAAGTAGGTATAGAAATTTAGTGTACACAGGAATGTCCAGTTTAACTGTTGGACCCACTTGTAGAAATAATGAGAAATTGTGCAAAATTagtccatcttgaatcttgcgtacactatttttacttaaatacaaatgattgataaaatggcagACTTAcgagtgttaattatataagcacgtgtggcttacagctgtttcggtgtatactgtacaccaatATCAGAGCCTACACACACCAACAACAGGCAGTGATATCAAGATGACACCAAGATCTAGTAGGCCCTGATGATGGtttacagtatacaccgaaacagctgtaagccacacgtgcttatataattaacactggTAAGTctgccattttatcaatcatttgcAAAATTAGTCTTTAACAGCATATAACAGGTGTAGATTGGACTTGCATTGTTGATCAAAAAGAAAATCACAAAGTTTTGTAGGCTGCTATCTACAG
This region includes:
- the Chd64 gene encoding myophilin isoform X2, translating into MANNRATKSGFAAEAQRKINSKYSEELAQESLEWIKAITQEDFSISGDMDNFYEILKDGTLLCRLVNCIKPGSAKKINQSTMAFKCMENINVFLEAARDLGVPPQETFQTVDLWERQNLNSVVICLQSLGRKAGNFGKPSIGPKEAEKNVRNFSDEQMRAGHGVISLQYGSNKGATQSGINFGNTRHM
- the Chd64 gene encoding myophilin isoform X1; amino-acid sequence: MQNAKFTLEQRVFMYDAYVKTESCREVRKQFEVKYPGVPIPGRETIRRLVNKLKTTGSLNAKIPKRKRRVLTEEKIDEISASFTRSPNKSLRLISQEVSVSKTSVFTAAKLLKLKPYRINSKYSEELAQESLEWIKAITQEDFSISGDMDNFYEILKDGTLLCRLVNCIKPGSAKKINQSTMAFKCMENINVFLEAARDLGVPPQETFQTVDLWERQNLNSVVICLQSLGRKAGNFGKPSIGPKEAEKNVRNFSDEQMRAGHGVISLQYGSNKGATQSGINFGNTRHM